A genomic window from Dermacentor silvarum isolate Dsil-2018 chromosome 9, BIME_Dsil_1.4, whole genome shotgun sequence includes:
- the LOC119463850 gene encoding uncharacterized protein LOC119463850, whose amino-acid sequence MRLIAAAAVIIVSCLLMALTFMGVLKKTGSQKNLPCVSEECQEVMLRADSLADSNVQPCRDFYRHVCYHWIERPTGKQPSSFMIDVARNFTHVWHRELTVDRIQGDYVPLKQDASHFYRSCRAFLEKPIDVGAVAQELFNALKVPLPKWFAETSSENFLHNILHLSLVNRFHTLVSTTPIVSDTEKALLIRREPPFHLLVTPMYEWHLGKYARAVLKAIGKEHASDAVIDEVLKLDLKRAHMVVQAGRSERRLEDASCQGFPADTWWRALEKDLSREGHVAKIAGADAICKDLNSVLIRTTSAARPLYVLALLAVPVFTYDYELSEDRSDVAVKGACYRATGAAYEDVWLQLMSSFLSVSKRVEEVVDEYMRFIKSRMSDHIRARSWMSERDRSVSLGKLQQARMLRFRSAALTERAVRCYAGKYSKSANFTSNLVVLRGRDVEKCLFYPEFSGSDSRVTKILAGTDLVADPETLTVYVPVSFAIPPMYYRRVQDDKFVNMATLGVQLARKVLSFLDRKSFNPEATVDNGTAGTTKGDGWSPGTLANYTAIQTCYSGVSARYLRHLDDSQFDDAFAVVDALRLAYAGKIEYDVDVVKRKEKRLKDSNAALFKLACLSLCTARDAPADVNTLDFETSYAACLFAVTSLPQFAQALQCQPRDRMWSINRCCVD is encoded by the exons GTGATGCTCCGGGCCGACAGCCTAGCGGACAGCAACGTCCAACCCTGCCGTGACTTCTACCGCCACGTGTGCTATCACTGGATTGAGAGGCCAACGGGCAAGCAGCCATCCTCGTTCATGATTGACGTGGCGCGCAACTTCACGCATGTCTGGCACCGGGAGCTCACCGTGGACCGTATACAAGGCGACTATGTGCCGCTGAAGCAGGACGCCTCACATTTCTACCGTTCCTGTCGCGCCTTTCTCGAAAAACCGATTGACGTCGGCGCCGTCGCGCAGGAATTGTTCAAC GCGCTGAAGGTACCCTTGCCAAAATGGTTCGCGGAAACGAGTTCGGAAAACTTCTTGCACAATATCCTTCACCTTTCTCTGGTGAACCGTTTCCACACGCTGGTCAGCACAACCCCTATCGTGAGTGACACGGAAAAGGCTCTCCTGATCCGCAGAGAGCCACCGTTTCACCTTCTGGTGACACCCATGTACGAGTGGCACCTGGGAAAGTACGCGAGAGCCGTCCTCAAGGCGATTGGCAAGGAACACGCCAGCGACGCGGTCATCGACGAAGTCCTGAAGCTGGACCTCAAGAGAGCCCACATGGTTGTCCAGGCGGGAAGATCAGAGCGAAGGCTGGAAGACGCCAGCTGTCAGGGTTTCCCAGCGGATACCTGGTGGCGAGCACTCGAGAAGGATCTCTCCCGGGAAGGACACGTGGCGAAGATAGCAGGTGCGGACGCAATCTGCAAGGACCTGAACAGCGTCCTCATACGTACCACCAGCGCGGCTCGACCGCTGTACGTGCTCGCACTTCTAGCGGTCCCCGTATTCACGTACGATTACGAGCTGTCCGAGGACCGCAGTGATGTCGCCGTCAAGGGTGCTTGCTACCGTGCCACAGGGGCTGCGTACGAGGACGTCTGGCTGCAGCTGATGAGCAGCTTCCTGTCCGTCAGTAAGCGTGTCGAGGAGGTGGTCGACGAGTACATGCGCTTCATCAAGTCCCGCATGAGCGACCACATCCGCGCCAGGAGCTGGATGAGCGAACGCGACCGCAGCGTTTCGCTCGGCAAGCTCCAACAGGCGCGGATGTTGCGCTTCCGCTCCGCCGCGTTGACCGAGAGGGCGGTTCGGTGCTACGCCGGAAAGTACAGCAAGTCGGCGAACTTCACTTCGAACCTGGTGGTGCTGCGTGGCCGCGATGTCGAGAAGTGTCTGTTCTACCCGGAATTCAGCGGCAGCGACTCCCGCGTCACGAAGATCCTGGCCGGCACGGACTTGGTCGCAGACCCGGAGACCCTGACGGTGTACGTGCCGGTATCGTTCGCGATTCCCCCGATGTACTACCGGCGAGTCCAGGACGACAAGTTCGTCAACATGGCGACGCTGGGCGTCCAGCTCGCGCGCAAG GTACTCTCCTTCCTGGACCGGAAGAGCTTCAACCCAGAGGCGACGGTCGACAACGGGACAGCGGGCACCACCAAAGGCGACGGCTGGAGCCCCGGTACGCTGGCCAACTACACGGCCATCCAGACGTGCTACTCGGGCGTCTCGGCCAGGTACCTCAGGCACCTCGACGACTCCCAGTTCGACGACGCGTTCGCGGTCGTGGACGCCTTGCGGCTCGCGTACGCCGGCAAGATCGAGTACGACGTCGACGTCGTCAAGAGGAAGGAGAAGCGCTTGAAGGACTCGAACGCGGCGTTGTTCAAGCTTGCCTGCCTTTCTCTGTGCACGGCCCGCGACGCCCCTGCTGACGTCAACACCCTGGACTTCGAGACGTCGTACGCGGCGTGCCTGTTTGCCGTGACTAGCCTGCCTCAGTTCGCCCAGGCCCTTCAGTGTCAGCCCCGAGACCGCATGTGGAGCATAAACCGATGCTGTGTCGACTAG